The following coding sequences are from one Streptomyces dengpaensis window:
- a CDS encoding MFS transporter, translating to MGAAMRRIHVGNALSAFGLGFTVPFLYIYVAQVRGLGSMTAGIVLAVFAVAALVVLPFAGRAIVRRGPLPVLVASLVTAAVGALSLGFASGATTVLLSAAALGAGQAVMQPALATMIVDCSTADTRSRAFALQFFLHNLGLGVGGLIGGHIVDTSRASSFTLLFAIEAAMFLLLVVIMATVRMPHAPRIEGDAPQAKAGSWKQLFGNRAMVQLSVLGFVLFFACYGQFESGLSAYGVEAAGISTSTLGTGMAANTAMIVVAQFAVLKFVERRKRSRVIAAVGLIWAVAWLAAGYAGLGHGSQTMATAAFISTYALFGLGEAMLSPTVAPLVADLAPPGMAGQYNSAFALVKQLALAVGPAVGGPMGASLHGPYIVTFLLFSLGITFLAVRLGRQLTPVQNQPSLAKSRVVVQGGAPAEPVSASA from the coding sequence ATGGGCGCGGCGATGCGCCGGATCCACGTGGGGAACGCACTCAGCGCGTTCGGGCTCGGCTTTACCGTCCCCTTCCTCTACATCTATGTGGCGCAGGTGCGGGGACTCGGCTCCATGACGGCGGGCATCGTGCTCGCCGTTTTCGCCGTGGCCGCCCTCGTCGTGCTGCCGTTCGCCGGGCGGGCCATCGTCCGGCGCGGCCCGCTGCCGGTCCTGGTCGCCTCCCTGGTCACCGCCGCCGTCGGTGCGCTGAGCCTCGGGTTCGCGAGCGGCGCGACCACCGTGCTGCTGTCGGCGGCCGCGCTCGGTGCCGGGCAGGCCGTGATGCAGCCGGCGCTCGCGACGATGATCGTGGACTGCTCGACCGCGGACACCCGCTCGCGCGCCTTCGCCCTGCAGTTCTTCCTGCATAACCTCGGGCTGGGCGTGGGCGGGCTCATCGGCGGTCACATCGTCGACACGTCGCGCGCGAGTTCGTTCACGCTGCTGTTCGCGATCGAGGCGGCGATGTTCCTGCTGCTCGTCGTGATCATGGCGACCGTACGGATGCCGCACGCGCCGCGGATCGAGGGTGACGCGCCGCAGGCCAAGGCCGGCAGCTGGAAGCAGCTGTTCGGCAACCGGGCCATGGTGCAGCTGTCCGTGCTGGGCTTCGTGCTGTTCTTCGCGTGCTACGGGCAGTTCGAGTCGGGGCTCTCCGCGTACGGCGTCGAGGCGGCCGGGATCTCCACGTCGACGCTCGGTACGGGCATGGCGGCGAACACCGCGATGATCGTGGTCGCGCAGTTCGCGGTGCTCAAGTTCGTCGAGCGCCGGAAGCGGTCCCGGGTGATCGCCGCGGTCGGCCTGATCTGGGCCGTCGCGTGGCTCGCGGCCGGGTACGCGGGCCTCGGGCACGGCAGCCAGACCATGGCGACCGCCGCGTTCATCTCGACGTACGCGCTCTTCGGGCTCGGCGAGGCGATGCTGTCGCCGACCGTCGCGCCGCTGGTCGCCGATCTGGCGCCGCCGGGCATGGCCGGTCAGTACAACTCCGCCTTCGCCCTGGTGAAGCAGCTCGCGCTGGCGGTCGGTCCCGCGGTGGGCGGTCCGATGGGAGCGTCGCTGCACGGGCCGTACATCGTGACGTTCCTGCTCTTCTCGCTCGGCATCACGTTCCTGGCCGTGCGCCTGGGTCGGCAGCTCACCCCCGTACAGAACCAGCCGTCGCTCGCGAAGAGCCGGGTGGTCGTGCAGGGCGGGGCGCCGGCGGAGCCGGTGTCGGCGAGCGCCTGA
- a CDS encoding GNAT family N-acetyltransferase: MNHVIRSIRPDEWARVKELRLAALQDPVAHLAFLETYEDAAARHDAFWQERAAGAAEGSTTRQQFVAEGEGGAWAGSVTVLVEEGGSRDPFGGVIEQRQGHLVGVFVRPEHRGSGVGVTRALFDAALQWSWGIGLDRVRLFVHEKNTRAEAFYRKAGFVPTGGTVKAPGVAGELELEFAITRP, from the coding sequence ATGAACCACGTGATCCGTTCCATACGTCCCGACGAGTGGGCGAGGGTGAAGGAGCTGCGGCTCGCCGCCCTTCAGGATCCCGTCGCGCATCTCGCGTTCCTGGAGACGTACGAGGATGCCGCCGCCAGGCACGACGCGTTCTGGCAGGAGCGGGCCGCGGGAGCCGCCGAGGGGAGCACCACGCGGCAGCAGTTCGTCGCCGAGGGTGAGGGCGGGGCGTGGGCCGGGTCCGTGACCGTACTGGTCGAGGAGGGCGGGTCGCGGGATCCCTTCGGGGGCGTGATCGAGCAGCGCCAGGGGCATCTGGTGGGGGTTTTCGTACGGCCCGAGCACCGGGGGAGCGGGGTCGGTGTGACCCGGGCGCTGTTCGATGCCGCTCTCCAGTGGTCCTGGGGGATCGGGCTCGACCGCGTACGGCTCTTCGTGCACGAGAAGAACACCCGCGCCGAGGCGTTCTACCGCAAGGCGGGGTTCGTGCCGACCGGAGGGACCGTGAAGGCCCCGGGGGTGGCGGGGGAGCTGGAGCTGGAGTTCGCGATCACTCGTCCTTAG
- a CDS encoding MarR family winged helix-turn-helix transcriptional regulator gives MGDTPGVTEPTLEEQIVAYQREFQDLDPQVEKIVSALSRLNRRMNVAYGRQTAELGISNAEWEVLKALVLSGAPYRLGPSDLAKRLGLTPAAMTHRIDRMVAEGLVTRERDESNRVRVIVELTNEGREKWLEAMRLATVFEEELLQDLSSDERGVLGEVLTRLLRRVEHAQPDAGGRLSDLD, from the coding sequence ATGGGCGACACCCCCGGCGTCACTGAGCCGACACTCGAAGAGCAGATCGTCGCCTACCAGCGCGAGTTCCAGGACCTGGACCCCCAGGTCGAGAAAATCGTCTCGGCTCTCTCCCGCCTCAACCGGCGCATGAACGTCGCCTACGGCCGCCAGACCGCCGAGCTCGGCATCAGCAACGCCGAGTGGGAGGTCCTCAAGGCCCTCGTCCTCTCGGGCGCCCCGTACCGCCTGGGGCCGAGCGACCTCGCCAAGCGCCTCGGCCTCACCCCGGCCGCGATGACCCACCGCATTGACCGAATGGTCGCGGAGGGGCTGGTCACCCGCGAGCGCGACGAGTCCAATCGCGTACGTGTCATCGTGGAGCTGACGAACGAGGGGCGCGAGAAGTGGCTTGAGGCGATGCGCCTGGCTACGGTCTTCGAGGAGGAGCTCCTCCAGGACCTCTCCTCCGACGAGCGCGGTGTCCTGGGTGAGGTGCTGACCCGTCTTCTACGACGCGTGGAGCACGCTCAGCCGGACGCGGGCGGCCGGCTGAGCGACCTCGATTAA
- a CDS encoding SCO6880 family protein yields the protein MTTESHVSHPVTPRRTYLIGRARPNAIVGRNRESGEIALIIAGAFLGMMCGLLVPVLSLRIVLLMGFPLLALAAVYVPYKRRTFYKWFEINRSYKRSLRQGTAYRSPVMEAGTRFDGREVEIGPPPGIGRITWLAAPFGPDEIAVLLHADRRTVTAAIEIEGPGVGLRDSEDQEALVDRFGTLLKHVANGDGFVTRLQMLARTLPADPDAHAKDVAVRGDERAPGWLQQSYEQLQSMVSTSSEQHRAYLVACMHYSRELAAEGHAMARAARPQSGRKLDRDAGLAVVMARELMDICSRLQEADIRVRQPLGQGRLASLVHSMYDPDHQIDHIQAMTKRNAWPAELDAMEPTYLQAKTRESSTRAPWCHATAWVKEWPMTPVGVNFLAPLLVHTPDVIRTVAVTMDLEPTEVAIERMLTEKTNDEAEASRAAKMNRTVDPRDIASHNRLDQRGEDLASGAAGVNLVGYITVSARSPEALARDKRTIRASAGKSYLKLEWCDREHHRAFVNTLPFATGIRR from the coding sequence GCGCTGATCATCGCGGGCGCGTTCCTCGGCATGATGTGCGGGCTCCTCGTCCCGGTCCTCTCCCTGCGGATCGTGCTGCTGATGGGCTTCCCGCTGCTCGCACTCGCCGCGGTGTACGTCCCGTACAAGCGCCGTACGTTCTACAAGTGGTTCGAGATCAACCGCAGTTACAAACGGAGCCTGCGCCAGGGCACGGCGTACCGCTCGCCTGTCATGGAGGCCGGTACGCGGTTCGACGGCCGTGAGGTCGAGATCGGGCCGCCCCCCGGCATCGGCCGGATCACCTGGCTCGCGGCACCCTTCGGGCCCGACGAGATCGCCGTACTGCTCCACGCCGACCGGCGCACGGTCACCGCCGCGATCGAGATCGAGGGGCCGGGCGTCGGCCTGCGCGACAGCGAGGACCAGGAGGCCCTCGTCGACCGCTTCGGCACGCTCCTCAAGCACGTCGCCAACGGCGACGGCTTCGTCACCCGCCTCCAGATGCTCGCCCGCACCCTCCCGGCCGACCCGGACGCCCACGCCAAGGACGTCGCCGTACGAGGGGACGAGCGGGCCCCCGGATGGCTGCAGCAGTCGTACGAGCAGCTGCAGTCCATGGTGTCGACGAGCAGCGAGCAGCACCGGGCGTACCTCGTCGCCTGCATGCACTACTCGCGCGAGCTGGCCGCCGAGGGGCACGCCATGGCGCGGGCCGCGCGCCCGCAGAGCGGCCGGAAGCTGGACCGGGACGCGGGCCTCGCAGTCGTCATGGCCCGCGAACTGATGGACATCTGCTCCCGTCTCCAGGAAGCCGACATCCGCGTACGGCAGCCGCTCGGTCAGGGGCGGCTCGCCTCCCTCGTGCACTCGATGTACGACCCCGACCACCAGATCGACCACATCCAGGCGATGACGAAGCGGAACGCCTGGCCGGCCGAGCTCGACGCCATGGAGCCCACCTACCTCCAGGCGAAGACCCGCGAGTCCTCCACCCGCGCGCCCTGGTGCCACGCCACGGCCTGGGTGAAGGAGTGGCCGATGACCCCGGTCGGCGTCAACTTCCTCGCGCCCCTTCTCGTGCACACCCCGGACGTCATCCGGACCGTGGCCGTCACGATGGACCTCGAACCCACCGAGGTCGCCATCGAGCGCATGCTGACCGAGAAGACGAACGACGAGGCCGAGGCCAGCCGCGCCGCCAAGATGAACCGGACCGTGGACCCCCGCGACATCGCCTCGCACAACCGCCTGGACCAGCGGGGTGAGGACCTCGCGAGCGGCGCCGCGGGCGTGAACCTCGTCGGCTACATCACCGTCTCCGCCCGCTCCCCCGAGGCCCTCGCGCGCGACAAGCGCACGATAAGGGCATCGGCCGGCAAGTCGTACCTGAAGCTGGAGTGGTGCGACCGCGAGCACCACCGGGCCTTCGTCAACACGCTGCCGTTCGCCACCGGAATCCGCAGGTAG
- a CDS encoding CDP-alcohol phosphatidyltransferase family protein: MPKVQLDELRHVIHPPGKLESRAEHWAGRLYMRALSLRVTRHLLGTRISPNQITVVMVFAGVLSGVALALPGLGGAVLSIVFMQLYLLLDCVDGEVARWRRQFSPLGVYLDRLGAYLADAAVMVGMGIRASQLGLDPYLVAGLAAAIGVLLLKSSSDLVHVARSDSGMEKATDQSVVPRSSGLARIRRLTSAVGLHRLVNGIECTLLLLVTAIVDLALGDLTATKIATVAVTAIVWLLVPAHIVSIVASSRLK, from the coding sequence ATGCCCAAGGTCCAACTCGACGAACTCCGCCACGTCATCCACCCTCCGGGCAAGCTGGAAAGCAGGGCGGAACACTGGGCCGGCCGCCTCTACATGCGCGCGCTCTCCCTCCGGGTGACCCGCCACCTCCTCGGCACCCGTATCTCGCCGAACCAGATCACCGTGGTGATGGTCTTCGCGGGCGTCCTGTCCGGCGTGGCCCTGGCCCTCCCGGGCCTGGGCGGCGCCGTACTCTCCATCGTGTTCATGCAGCTGTACCTGCTGCTGGACTGCGTGGACGGCGAAGTCGCCCGCTGGCGCAGGCAGTTCAGCCCGCTCGGCGTCTACCTGGACCGCCTCGGCGCCTACCTCGCCGACGCCGCCGTCATGGTCGGCATGGGCATCCGCGCCTCCCAACTCGGCCTCGACCCCTACCTGGTGGCCGGCCTGGCGGCCGCCATCGGTGTCCTACTCCTGAAGTCGTCCTCCGACCTGGTCCACGTCGCCCGCTCCGACAGCGGCATGGAGAAGGCCACGGACCAGTCCGTCGTCCCCCGCTCCAGCGGCCTCGCCCGGATACGCCGTCTGACCTCGGCCGTCGGTCTGCACCGCCTGGTCAACGGCATCGAGTGCACGCTGCTGCTGCTCGTGACCGCGATCGTGGACCTGGCGCTCGGCGACCTGACGGCGACGAAGATCGCGACGGTGGCGGTGACGGCGATCGTGTGGCTGCTCGTCCCGGCCCACATCGTCTCGATCGTCGCATCATCCCGCCTGAAGTAA
- a CDS encoding ATP-binding protein produces MRDPLSALTDAFTSFLFGKVETTRLPVRTSTGQAQAVYLPTAAPGLGDSGVIIGREVYSGKGYIYDPFQLYGQQLPAPHWLVLGESGNGKSALEKTYVLRQLRFRDRQVVVLDAQGEDGVGEWNLIAEELGITPIRLDPTAALDHGIRLNPLDPAITTTGQLALLRTIIEVAMGHGLDERSGFALKVAHAYVNETVVERQPVLTDIVEQLRHPEPESAEAMNVAIDDVRAWGLDVALVLDRLVDGDLRGMFDGPTTVGIDLDAPLIVFDLSHIDRNSIAMPILMAIVGVWLEHTWIRPDRKKRIFLVEEAWHIINSPFVAQLFQRLLKFGRRLGLSFVAVVHHLSDVVDGAAAKEAAAILKMASTRTIYAQKADEARSTGRVLGLPRWAVEIIPTLTPGIAVWDVNGNVQVVKHLITETERPLVFTDRAMTESSADLRSDDALRAAELEAEERAAAFMEQHLSDLDDSSESTVA; encoded by the coding sequence ATGCGGGATCCGCTGTCCGCCCTCACCGACGCCTTCACGTCCTTCCTCTTCGGCAAGGTCGAGACGACCCGCCTCCCCGTGCGCACCTCCACGGGCCAGGCCCAGGCGGTCTACCTGCCGACGGCCGCGCCCGGCCTCGGCGACTCGGGCGTCATCATCGGGCGCGAGGTGTACTCCGGGAAGGGGTACATCTACGACCCCTTCCAGCTGTACGGGCAGCAGCTCCCGGCGCCGCACTGGCTGGTCCTCGGCGAGTCCGGCAACGGCAAGTCGGCCCTCGAGAAGACGTACGTCCTACGGCAGTTGCGTTTCCGCGACCGCCAGGTCGTCGTCCTCGACGCCCAGGGCGAGGACGGCGTCGGCGAGTGGAACCTCATCGCGGAGGAGCTGGGGATAACTCCCATCCGCCTCGATCCCACGGCGGCGCTGGACCACGGGATCCGGTTGAATCCCCTGGACCCGGCGATCACGACGACCGGCCAGCTCGCCCTGCTCCGCACGATCATCGAGGTCGCGATGGGCCACGGCCTGGACGAGCGGTCCGGCTTCGCCCTCAAGGTCGCGCACGCGTACGTCAACGAGACGGTCGTCGAGCGCCAGCCGGTCCTGACCGACATCGTGGAGCAACTGCGCCACCCCGAACCGGAGTCGGCCGAGGCGATGAACGTCGCCATAGACGACGTACGGGCCTGGGGCCTGGACGTGGCCCTGGTCCTGGACCGCCTGGTCGACGGTGACCTGAGGGGCATGTTCGACGGCCCGACGACCGTGGGGATCGACCTGGACGCGCCCCTGATCGTCTTCGACCTCTCCCACATCGACCGGAACTCGATCGCCATGCCGATCCTGATGGCGATCGTGGGTGTGTGGCTGGAGCACACCTGGATCCGGCCGGACCGCAAGAAGCGCATCTTCCTGGTGGAGGAGGCGTGGCACATCATCAACAGCCCCTTCGTGGCCCAGCTCTTCCAGCGGCTGCTGAAGTTCGGGCGGCGCCTGGGCCTGTCCTTCGTCGCGGTCGTCCACCACTTGTCGGACGTGGTCGACGGGGCGGCGGCCAAGGAGGCCGCGGCGATCCTGAAGATGGCGTCCACGCGGACGATCTACGCCCAGAAGGCGGACGAGGCGCGCTCGACGGGCCGGGTGCTGGGCCTGCCGAGATGGGCGGTCGAGATCATCCCGACGCTCACCCCCGGTATCGCGGTCTGGGACGTCAACGGCAACGTCCAGGTCGTCAAACACCTCATCACCGAGACCGAACGCCCCCTCGTCTTCACCGACCGCGCGATGACCGAGTCCTCCGCGGACCTCCGCTCCGACGACGCGCTGCGCGCCGCCGAGCTGGAGGCGGAGGAGCGGGCGGCGGCCTTCATGGAACAGCACCTCAGCGATCTCGACGACTCCTCCGAGTCCACGGTGGCGTGA
- a CDS encoding type IV secretory system conjugative DNA transfer family protein, whose translation MGQDRHDPRGKAEGGVPDGLLVGILAFILGMTLMVWTATGLAGWFSHGAWPHAVTFSRTPLAMRHLIGRPHDMTGAWPDTPAEQLSGYGLFWGLFIGQLMVLLVLTVFVLGTVARWRAGRARRRADAAAGTGDSGVVAAAGDGGAVVPPTRTEQQPRMEPQPMTAPFAPEGERVGGWESPRPQPTKHPQTTGTTPLAANGDRPTGWDRTRAPGAVILAPADTRHLTAIQAVRDADGPVLVVTSNPETWSETKDARSKLGPVLLYDPSHLCDTPARLHWSPASGCEDKATAAARAAALLAPVRPTAKVDQAMADVAETLLRSYLHAAAIEGKPFRHVHRWAQGTQVQDAVRALRTNPKASSGAAGELEAALTSHPERRDIAQELTARALSALFTVNIRESCTPNRTDALALDSFANEGGTLYVVGEPIEDPKANPGAMPLLTALASSVVERGRRMAERSSSGRLDPPLTLVLDDVAAVAPLPQLPDLLTTGANRGLPTLALLRSREQARSRWPQYDLPV comes from the coding sequence ATGGGACAGGACCGGCACGACCCGCGTGGCAAGGCGGAAGGCGGCGTCCCCGACGGGCTGTTGGTCGGGATACTGGCCTTCATCCTCGGCATGACGCTGATGGTGTGGACGGCGACGGGGCTCGCGGGCTGGTTCTCCCACGGCGCCTGGCCGCACGCCGTCACCTTCAGCCGTACGCCCCTGGCCATGCGCCACCTGATCGGCCGCCCGCACGACATGACGGGCGCCTGGCCGGACACTCCCGCCGAGCAACTCTCCGGATACGGCCTCTTCTGGGGCCTGTTCATCGGCCAGCTGATGGTGCTGCTGGTCCTGACGGTGTTCGTCCTGGGCACGGTGGCGCGGTGGAGGGCGGGGCGGGCTCGGAGGCGGGCGGACGCTGCCGCGGGGACTGGCGACAGCGGGGTGGTGGCTGCCGCGGGGGACGGCGGGGCGGTGGTGCCGCCGACAAGGACAGAGCAACAGCCGAGGATGGAGCCCCAGCCGATGACGGCTCCCTTTGCCCCTGAGGGTGAACGGGTTGGTGGGTGGGAAAGTCCTCGGCCCCAGCCCACCAAGCACCCGCAGACGACAGGGACGACTCCCCTTGCAGCCAACGGTGACCGGCCAACGGGCTGGGACAGAACCCGCGCCCCCGGCGCGGTCATCCTCGCCCCCGCCGACACCCGTCACCTCACGGCGATCCAAGCCGTACGCGACGCGGATGGCCCCGTCCTGGTCGTCACCTCGAACCCCGAAACCTGGTCGGAGACCAAGGACGCCAGGTCCAAGCTGGGCCCCGTCCTCCTCTACGACCCCTCCCACCTGTGCGACACCCCGGCCCGCCTCCACTGGTCCCCCGCGTCCGGCTGCGAGGACAAGGCAACGGCGGCGGCGCGAGCGGCAGCGCTCCTCGCCCCCGTGCGCCCCACGGCCAAGGTCGACCAGGCCATGGCAGACGTCGCGGAAACGCTCCTGCGCAGCTATCTGCACGCTGCCGCGATAGAGGGGAAACCGTTCCGCCACGTCCACCGCTGGGCCCAGGGTACGCAGGTACAGGACGCCGTACGAGCCCTCCGTACGAACCCCAAGGCCTCGTCCGGCGCCGCGGGCGAACTCGAGGCCGCCCTGACCTCGCACCCCGAACGCCGGGACATCGCCCAGGAGTTGACGGCCCGCGCGCTGTCCGCACTCTTCACGGTCAATATCCGGGAATCTTGCACACCCAATCGAACTGACGCGCTCGCCTTGGATTCCTTTGCCAACGAAGGGGGCACGCTTTATGTGGTCGGTGAACCCATCGAGGACCCCAAGGCGAACCCCGGCGCGATGCCGCTGCTGACGGCCCTCGCCTCAAGCGTGGTCGAGCGCGGCCGGCGCATGGCCGAACGGTCATCCTCTGGTCGCCTCGACCCACCACTCACCCTCGTCCTGGACGACGTCGCGGCCGTTGCCCCGCTCCCCCAGCTCCCGGACCTCCTGACGACCGGAGCGAACCGCGGCCTCCCGACCCTGGCCCTCCTCCGCTCCCGCGAACAGGCAAGGTCGCGCTGGCCCCAGTACGACCTCCCGGTCTGA